In one Macrobrachium rosenbergii isolate ZJJX-2024 chromosome 53, ASM4041242v1, whole genome shotgun sequence genomic region, the following are encoded:
- the LOC136834468 gene encoding zinc finger protein OZF-like isoform X1 → MVNSGHLVDAQCRFTSFPNRGKFHQILTRIEFCTLEHPVKMPLIKEEKDNLEEDPTGNTDEGSVFADPLLEVKAEPEGSLFVDPFVEIKEEPKYFDHNEIDMSCSSRSMKYDDDSPCCDEESGKKIIAEDNSYLDGAEDSHITFVSCGILLNDNLSSETDKNNYKTLEVFSKTSNTAGKRITCAECHKTFSQMYHLKSHMRTHTGEKPFTCSVCQRSFSETGDLTKHMRTHTGEKPFTCSVCQKSFSRQNDLKRHMRTHTGEKPFTCSVCQRSFSESSHLTKHMTTHTGEKPYTCSVCQRCFSESSSLKRHMRTHTGEKPYTCSVCQRSFSHQSDLKAHMRTHTGEKPYTCSVCERSFSQQSNLKTHMRIHTG, encoded by the exons ATGGTTAACAGTGGGCACCTGGTGGATGCACAGTGTAGATTTACT agtttcccaaacagaggaaaatttcatCAGATCCTGACTAGGATTGAGTTTTGTACATTAGAACATCCTGTGAAAATGCCGTTAATCAAAGAGGAGAAGGATAATTTGGAGGAGGATCCTACTGGAAACACAGATGAAGGCTCTGTATTTGCAGATCCTCTCTTAGAAGTCAAGGCAGAACCagaaggctctttatttgtagatccTTTCGTAGAAATCAAGGAAGAACCAAAATATTTTGACCATAATGAGATCGATATGAGCTGTTCATCTCGGTCTATGAAGTACGATGACGATTCTCCATGCTGTGATGAAGAAAGCGGAAAGAAGATTATCGCAGAAGACAATAGCTATTTGGATGGAGCAGAGGATTCTCACATAACTTTCGTATCATGTGGAATATTACTTAACGATAATTTGTCCAGTGAGACTGAtaagaataattacaaaacattggAAGTGTTTTCGAAGACTAGCAACACAGCAGGGAAGCGAATAACTTGTGCTGAATGCCATAAGACGTTTTCACAGATGTACCACCTGAAAtcccacatgagaactcatacaggggagaaaccattcacttgctctgtatgtcagaGAAGTTTTTCTGAAACAGGAGATCTCAcaaaacacatgagaactcatacaggagagaaaccattcacttgttctgtatgtcaaaaaagtttttctcGTCAAAATGATCTCAaaagacacatgagaactcatacaggagagaaaccattcacttgctctgtatgtcagaGAAGTTTTTCTGAATCAAGTCATCTCACAAAACACATGAcgactcatacaggagagaaaccatacacttgctctgtatgtcaaagatgTTTTTCTGAATCAAGTAGTCTCAaaagacacatgagaactcacacaggagagaaaccatatacttgctctgtatgtcaaagaagtttttctcatcAAAGTGATCTCAAAGCGCACATGAGAACTcacacaggagagaaaccatatacttgctctgtatgtgaaagaagtttttctcaaCAAAGtaatctcaaaacacacatgagaattcatacaggatag
- the LOC136834468 gene encoding zinc finger protein OZF-like isoform X2 — protein sequence MPLIKEEKDNLEEDPTGNTDEGSVFADPLLEVKAEPEGSLFVDPFVEIKEEPKYFDHNEIDMSCSSRSMKYDDDSPCCDEESGKKIIAEDNSYLDGAEDSHITFVSCGILLNDNLSSETDKNNYKTLEVFSKTSNTAGKRITCAECHKTFSQMYHLKSHMRTHTGEKPFTCSVCQRSFSETGDLTKHMRTHTGEKPFTCSVCQKSFSRQNDLKRHMRTHTGEKPFTCSVCQRSFSESSHLTKHMTTHTGEKPYTCSVCQRCFSESSSLKRHMRTHTGEKPYTCSVCQRSFSHQSDLKAHMRTHTGEKPYTCSVCERSFSQQSNLKTHMRIHTG from the coding sequence ATGCCGTTAATCAAAGAGGAGAAGGATAATTTGGAGGAGGATCCTACTGGAAACACAGATGAAGGCTCTGTATTTGCAGATCCTCTCTTAGAAGTCAAGGCAGAACCagaaggctctttatttgtagatccTTTCGTAGAAATCAAGGAAGAACCAAAATATTTTGACCATAATGAGATCGATATGAGCTGTTCATCTCGGTCTATGAAGTACGATGACGATTCTCCATGCTGTGATGAAGAAAGCGGAAAGAAGATTATCGCAGAAGACAATAGCTATTTGGATGGAGCAGAGGATTCTCACATAACTTTCGTATCATGTGGAATATTACTTAACGATAATTTGTCCAGTGAGACTGAtaagaataattacaaaacattggAAGTGTTTTCGAAGACTAGCAACACAGCAGGGAAGCGAATAACTTGTGCTGAATGCCATAAGACGTTTTCACAGATGTACCACCTGAAAtcccacatgagaactcatacaggggagaaaccattcacttgctctgtatgtcagaGAAGTTTTTCTGAAACAGGAGATCTCAcaaaacacatgagaactcatacaggagagaaaccattcacttgttctgtatgtcaaaaaagtttttctcGTCAAAATGATCTCAaaagacacatgagaactcatacaggagagaaaccattcacttgctctgtatgtcagaGAAGTTTTTCTGAATCAAGTCATCTCACAAAACACATGAcgactcatacaggagagaaaccatacacttgctctgtatgtcaaagatgTTTTTCTGAATCAAGTAGTCTCAaaagacacatgagaactcacacaggagagaaaccatatacttgctctgtatgtcaaagaagtttttctcatcAAAGTGATCTCAAAGCGCACATGAGAACTcacacaggagagaaaccatatacttgctctgtatgtgaaagaagtttttctcaaCAAAGtaatctcaaaacacacatgagaattcatacaggatag